From the Peromyscus leucopus breed LL Stock chromosome 8b, UCI_PerLeu_2.1, whole genome shotgun sequence genome, one window contains:
- the Znf286a gene encoding zinc finger protein 286A, which translates to MDLVEVPQKRALSSQDSLLSQEKSAEGEMAALRLTAKSQETVTFKDVAMDLTPEEWGQLDPAHRDVMLENYRSLVSLWLPVSKPDDYNLDAGKELLELEEKPPKCSYSDVETRPESKDSTSVEAFSTEDTYPVTRAEKLTENAVYDSILETAHNCEHWLEHQQGNQEKHLRQMLPHMNSLPGEKDSDRDIYWENCNQKPLLTTDERVPKGSYDFHTLGRRLKQKSNLMKKQRLYKEKKPHKCDDCGELFTYHSVLIRHQRVHTGEKPYTCSVCGKSFSHRANLTKHQRTHTRILFECSECKKTFIESSSLAIHQRIHVGERPYECSECGKGFNRSTHLAQHQLIHTGVKPYECNECDKAFIHSSALIKHQRTHTGEKPYKCQECGKAFSHCSSLTKHQRVHTGEKPYECSECGKTFSQSTHLVQHQRIHTGEKPYECNECGKTFSRSSNFAKHQRIHIGKKPYKCGECGKAFIHSSALIQHQRTHTGEKPFRCNDCGKSFKCSSSLIRHQRVHIEEQP; encoded by the exons ATGGATTTGGTCGAAGTGCCCCAGAAAAGAG CTCtgtcttcccaggattctcttctTTCCCAAGAGAAGAGTGCCGAAGGAGAAATGGCCGCCCTGAGACTCACAGCCAAGTCCCAG GAGACGGTGACATTCAAGGACGTGGCCATGGACTTGACACCAGAGGAATGGGGACAGCTGGATCCTGCACACAGGGACGTGATGCTGGAGAACTACAGGAGCCTGGTCTCGCTTT GGCTTCCCGTTTCCAAACCTGATGACTATAATTTGGACGCTGGAAAAGAACTACTGGAGCTTGAGGAAAAGCCTCCCAAATGCAGTTACTCAG ATGTGGAAACGAGACCTGAGAGCAAGGATTCAACTTCAGTGGAAGCCTTCTCCACAGAAGACACATACCCGGTTACAAGAGCAGAAAAACTGACAGAAAATGCTGTTTATGACTCCATCTTGgaaacagctcacaactgtgagCATTGGTTAGAGCATCAGCAAGGAAATCAGGAAAAGCACTTAAGACAAATGCTCCCTCACATGAACTCCCTCCCTGGGGAAAAAGATAGTGACCGTGATATATATTGGGAAAACTGCAATCAGAAACCGCTCCTTACGACTGATGAGAGAGTTCCCAAAGGATCCTATGACTTTCATACACTTGGGAGAAGATTGAAGCAGAAATCGAACTTAATGAAAAAGCAGAgactttataaagagaaaaaacctCATAAATGTGATGACTGCGGTGAACTCTTCACTTACCATTCAGTACTTATTCGACACCAGCGagtacatactggagagaaaccctataccTGCAGTGTATGTGGGAAATCCTTCAGCCACAGAGCCAATTTAACTAAACACCAGAGAACTCATACTAGAATTCTCTTTGAGTGTAGTGAATGCAAGAAAACCTTCATAGAAAGTTCATCCCTTGCTATACATCAAAGAATTCACGTTGGAGAGAGACCTTATGAATGCAGTGAGTGTGGGAAAGGTTTTAACCGAAGTACGCATCTTGCACAGCATCAGTTGATTCATACTGGGGTGAAGCCttatgaatgtaatgaatgtgatAAAGCTTTCATTCACTCATCAGCACTCATTAAACATCAACgaactcatactggagagaaaccctataaatgtcaGGAGTGTGGGAAGGCCTTCAGCCATTGCTCATCCCTTACTAAGCACCAGAGAGTTCACACCGGAGAAAAGCCTTATGAGTGTAGTGAATGTGGGAAAACTTTCAGTCAGAGCACACACCTTGTTCAGCACcagagaattcacactggagaaaagccttatgaatgtaatgaatgtgggaaaACATTTAGCCGGAGCTCAAATTTTGCtaaacatcaaagaattcatattggaaagaaaccctacaaatgtggtgagtgtgggaaagccttcatcCATTCATCAGCGCTTATTCAACACCAGagaactcatactggagagaaaccttttAGATGTAATGACTGTGGGAAGAGCTTTAAATGCAGCTCATCCCTCATCCGACATCAAAGAGTTCACATTGAAGAACAACCCTGA